One Diceros bicornis minor isolate mBicDic1 chromosome 27, mDicBic1.mat.cur, whole genome shotgun sequence genomic region harbors:
- the LOC131423060 gene encoding keratin-associated protein 27-1: MPQSHCQSLKKFYDVPPLSAIVHRSNATRFEDGFFLPSSCLCRTWLLDNFQEACRETTNCKVPNCEQKLCTETGCVKRACLPRVVQTTCSNSRPCGRTTCQSGSSSAVLASVSPPCQSGGSQQMCSVVQSCQPVSYVAKCCPPKTYVSKSCQTLECESNQCQSQSPESSSSRPRVYVVSGPELLEPSSNIYEATCCVTGGLQLPSM; this comes from the coding sequence ATGCCCCAGAGCCACTGCCAGTCACTCAAGAAGTTCTACGATGTCCCACCACTCTCTGCCATCGTACATAGGTCTAATGCTACACGCTTTGAAGATGGATTTTTTTTACCCAGCAGCTGCCTTTGCAGGACCTGGCTCCTGGACAACTTTCAAGAAGCCTGCAGAGAAACCACCAATTGCAAAGTGCCCAACTGTGAACAGAAGCTATGCACAGAGACTGGCTGTGTGAAACGTGCCTGCCTCCCCAGAGTTGTCCAAACAACTTGCTCTAACTCCAGGCCCTGTGGAAGGACAACATGCCAATCAGGAAGTTCCTCAGCAGTGTTGGCGAGTGTTTCTCCGCCTTGCCAGTCAGGAGGCAGCCAGCAAATGTGTTCTGTAGTTCAGAGCTGCCAGCCTGTGAGCTACGTGGCAAAGTGTTGTCCACCCAAGACTTACGTTTCTAAGAGCTGCCAAACTTTGGAATGTGAATCTAACCAATGCCAGTCTCAGAGCCCTGAATCCAGTTCCTCTAGACCTCGGGTCTATGTTGTGTCAGGGCCAGAACTCCTGGAACCTTCTTCTAACATTTATGAAGCAACTTGCTGTGTTACTGGTGGTTTGCAACTGCCTAGTATGTGA
- the LOC131423061 gene encoding keratin-associated protein 13-1-like, giving the protein MASEKVLGMHSANLIELEASNLNSAKLTSPVNVSYNCCSGKFSSLSLGGYLHYPGSSCGSSYPSNLVYGTDFCSLSNCQLGSSLYSGCQRTCWEPTRYQAPCVVSSPCQRSCYHPRISTLWSPCQSTYAGFLGSGSSSCCSLAYGSRSCYSGCCGSSGFSPPSFGVHGFSSLTYGSRFCRPTYLPSRSCETSCYQRTCRSSFYY; this is encoded by the exons ATGGCCAGTGAGAAAGTCCTGGGAATGCATTCAGCAAATCTAATAGAACTAGAAGCTTCTAACCTCAA CTCAGCTAAACTCACATCTCCTGTCAACGTGTCCTACAACTGCTGCTCTGGAaaattctcctccctctcccttgggGGCTACCTGCACTACCCAGGCTCCTCCTGTGGCTCTTCCTACCCCAGCAACCTGGTCTACGGCACTGACTTCTGCTCTCTCAGTAACTGCCAGCTGGGCTCCTCTCTCTACAGTGGCTGTCAGAGGACATGCTGGGAGCCCACCAGATACCAGGCACCCTGTGTGGTGTCCAGCCCCTGCCAGAGGTCCTGCTACCACCCAAGGATCTCCACACTCTGGAGTCCCTGCCAGTCAACTTACGCTGGGTTTCTGGGCTCTGGGTCCAGCAGCTGCTGCTCCCTGGCGTATGGATCAAGAAGTTGCTATTCAGGGTGCTGTGGATCCAGTGGCTTTAGCCCTCCGAGTTTTGGAGTGCATGGCTTCTCTTCCCTGACCTATGGATCCAGATTCTGCCGCCCAACCTACTTGCCTTCTAGGAGCTGCGAAACTTCTTGTTACCAACGAACCTGTAGATCTAGTTTCTACTACTGA
- the LOC131393015 gene encoding keratin-associated protein 13-2-like, with the protein MSYNCCSGKFSSCSLGGYLRYPGSSCGSSYPSKLIYHTDLCSPSTCQLGSSLYSGCQRTCWEPTRYQTPCVVSRPCQTSSYGLRTSTLRSPCWTTYAGSLGFGSRSCYSLGCGSSVFKPLGYRVYGFPTLGYGSRFCCPTYFPSRSCQFSCYRPTFRSAFCRSTC; encoded by the coding sequence ATGTCCTACAACTGCTGCTCTGGAAAATTCTCCTCCTGCTCCCTTGGGGGCTACCTGCGCTACCCAGGCTCCTCCTGTGGCTCTTCCTACCCCAGCAAGCTGATCTACCACACTGACCTCTGCTCTCCCAGCACCTGCCAGCTGGGATCCTCTCTCTACAGTGGCTGTCAGAGGACCTGCTGGGAGCCCACCAGATACCAGACACCCTGTGTTGTGTCCAGGCCCTGCCAGACATCCTCCTACGGCCTGAGGACCTCCACACTCCGCAGTCCCTGCTGGACAACTTATGCTGGATCCCTGGGCTTTGGATCCAGAAGCTGCTACTCACTGGGCTGTGGATCCAGTGTCTTCAAACCCCTGGGTTACAGAGTCTATGGCTTCCCTACCCTGGGCTATGGATCCAGATTCTGCTGCCCAACCTACTTCCCTTCTAGGAGCTGCCAGTTTTCTTGTTATAGGCCAACCTTTAGATCAGCCTTCTGTAGATCAACATGCTGA